A genome region from Longimicrobium sp. includes the following:
- a CDS encoding SprT-like domain-containing protein → MSPVAPQIRRVVFTKNRRVMASVAERGTALRLNTAFAAAPEDVLVAVARLFSARDARTRNRARDAVRRFITLIPAESVPPRRTRTRQVLASDRPQIERLLAEFRRVNAAHFGGTLPEVPLYLSGQMRRRNGHFSSSPLEIVISRVLCTHALPAESEATLRHEMIHLWQHAQGKKPDHGPEFRAWARKLDVHPRATRPVKWERKPPK, encoded by the coding sequence GTGTCGCCCGTTGCCCCGCAGATCCGGCGCGTGGTGTTCACGAAGAACCGGCGTGTGATGGCCTCCGTGGCGGAGCGGGGGACTGCGCTGCGGCTGAACACGGCGTTCGCCGCCGCGCCGGAGGATGTGCTGGTGGCCGTCGCGCGGCTGTTCTCCGCGCGGGACGCGCGGACGCGCAACCGGGCGCGCGATGCGGTCCGCCGCTTTATCACGCTGATCCCGGCCGAGTCGGTGCCGCCCCGGCGAACGCGCACGCGGCAGGTGCTGGCGTCGGACCGGCCGCAGATCGAGCGGCTGCTGGCGGAGTTCCGCCGGGTGAACGCCGCGCACTTCGGGGGTACCCTGCCGGAGGTGCCGCTGTACCTGAGCGGGCAGATGCGGCGCCGCAACGGGCATTTCAGCTCGTCGCCGCTGGAGATCGTCATTTCGCGCGTCCTGTGCACGCACGCGCTCCCCGCCGAGTCCGAGGCGACGCTTCGCCACGAGATGATCCACCTGTGGCAGCACGCGCAGGGCAAGAAGCCGGACCACGGACCCGAGTTCCGCGCCTGGGCGCGCAAGCTGGACGTGCACCCGCGCGCCACGCGCCCGGTGAAGTGGGAGCGCAAGCCGCCGAAGTGA